ATCTATTCGAAATGAAAGCTATCCGAGAAATGTATGAAGAAATGAATGATGTGAAACACTTCAAATGGCAAAAAGACATGAATGTCATCATGGCGGTTAGCTTTTATATTAATGAGAAAATGGATCAAAACAGCCTGCCAGAAACGAGTCTTTACACGGCACTAGAGTCTATTCTCCAGGCCCAGCAAGCCGTGATGATTGCAGCGATGACTGCATCTGCAGCCGCTGCAACCAGCAGCAGTAATAATTAAGGCTTCACTGCTTTTAAAAGAACAGATTCCCCTTCGAACGAATACACCGATTTCTCATTTATTTTTATATGAAATTTTTTATGGCACGCTTCTGATGAGTTCATCATATAGCGTGCTAATGATTGTTTTGATTCGTTGGAGAGATTCATTCGATTACACCAGTCATCGAACAGAAATGTTTTTGGGAAACGGTGCCATTCCTCTATTACAAAACCTGCTGTTTCGAGAAAAGAAATCCATTCTGACTTTTTCCAAGCTCTGCAATGGCTAAAATCTCTCCGTTTTTCTACTTCGTTGTAAAACTCATCAAATTCTTTCACTTCCGGTGCTGTATTATCAATAAGCAGGAATTGGCCTTTCTCTTTAAGTACACGATATGTTTCCGATATAAAAGCTTTTACATTAGGAAAATGATGCGGGGCAATTCTGCAAGTTACAACATCAAATTGTCCATCGGGATATTGCATTTTCTCAGCATCTCCCAGTGCATAGTGTATATTACTGTGCCCGTTTTTGGGGTGGATTTCTTTCGCTGCGGCTAAAATTTCTGAGGTTAAATCCAATGCAGTTACTTCATTAGCCAATGCGGCCAGCGCATTTGCCACATGTCCTCCGCCAGTTGCGACATCTAAAACATGTTCAGCTCCTGTCAGCTCTGTAATCTCCACTAATTTTTTTAAATCTTCCCCTGCTGCGTGCCACGCGCTAGAAACATAACGAGTAGCATTACTTCCAAACTGGTGACGCACGTCATCCTTGTTTGATGAATTCATTCTACTCCTCCTAATTCAAAACGATATATAGAAAAACTCTTTTTATCTTTCCCCGCTTAAATTCAAACTTAAGTTCATTATACAGCTTCTAGCCCGTCCCCTGTATTAAATTAAAATGAAGTCAAACACGTTATCTGCTCCTTGTTTTTATCGAAAATACAGCAATTGTAAATGTGGAATAAAAACGATTATTCCATAAGCTTGAAGTTAGAACAATTAATATCGTGTACATATTAAATATATTTTCACTACATTTTCAGAGGACATCTTTTTACGTTATTGATACATACTAACAACAATTTCAGGAAAGAAGGTGACGATATGGAACAACGAGATACGTTTCAACCAGGTAATGTGGTCTATGTGATGTATCGCAATCCGCATGCACAAGATGTTGCCAATGTCCAAGAAGCGGCGGTCGTGGAAAATCCTGAAACCCCTGGTGAATTATGTCTTTTTTTATATGATACGTATTATCCTTTAGATGAAGACATGGCAGTATATCATACAGAAGCTGAAGCAGAAAAAGCGTACGAATATTATTTTGGATCTTCAGAGGGCGGAGATATTATTGGTTAAACCATTTGTTCCTCAATTAGTTTATGTAGAACCTCGTGCGCTTGATTACCCTCTTGGCCGCGAGCTAGTGAATAAATTTGAGAAAATGGACATCGAAATACGCGAGACAACTTCCCATAATCAAGTGAGAAATTTACCGGGAGAAAACGATTTTCAACGGTACCGCATGGCAAAATCAACCCTGGTTATAGGAATACGAAAGACATTGAAGTTTGACACATCAAAACCATCTGCTGAATATGCCATCCCATTTGCTACGGGGTGTATGGGACACTGTCATTATTGTTATTTACAAACAACGATGGGCAGCAAACCGTATATTCGTTCGTATGTCAATCTAGAAGATATTTTTGAAAGTGCGGAGAATTATATGAAAGAACGAGCTCCAGAGATTACCCGGTTTGAAGCCTCCTGTACCTCTGATATCGTAGGAGTTGATCACCTCACGCACACATTAAAACACGCTATCGAATACTTTGGGGAATCAGAATATGGAAAGCTTCGATTTGTGACTAAATTTTCTCATGTGGATCATTTGCTCGATGCAAAACATAATGGACGAACCCGATTTCGATTCAGCATCAATGACGATTATGTTATCAAATATTTTGAACCAGGAACGTCACGCTTAAATGAGCGGATTGAAGCAGCAGTGAAAATTGCAAACGCTGGGTATCCGTTAGGATTTATCGTTGCTCCCATTTACTTACATGAGGGCTGGGAAGAGGGTTATGAGGAAATGTTTGAAAAGCTGGTATCCGAGCTGCCTGAACACGCCAAAAAAGATCTTACGTTTGAATTTATTCAGCACCGTTTCACGAAACCAGCAAAAAGGGTCATCCAAAAAAACTATCCTATGACCAAGTTAGAGCTGGATGAAAATAAACGAAAATGGAAATGGGGACGTTACGGAATTGGCAAATACGTGTATACAAATGACGAACAAAAAGCCATGAAAGAATCATTAGAGCATGCGATGCATGAGCATTTCCCTGAAGCAACGCTGGAGTATTTCACATAGAATAATTCTTCTTATTTGAAACTCGGCAAGCCACCATGACTTTGTGGTGCATGCCGAGTTTGATTTCTTCCCTAAAACGGCTTATTTTGATACAAAGATAATTTACTTTTTTAACATTACCAGTCTATTCCGGAAGTTTGGATACTGCCAAGTTTTTCAGTAAGTCTTAATGTGTTCCAAGCACCTGCCCTGCCATGGACGAAATTAAACAAGCATACCGTGATTTTCATAATGGTAAATTTGGACCTTCAGCTGTTTAAACAAGCGGTATAATGTACCAATTAGGATTAAAGCTTCGCTCTTTACCTTTTAACAGAGCGAAGCTAAGGTGTAATTAGATCGTCCATTCATCATGAACAATAGCAACTAATTTCCAGGTGTTATTCTCATCTTGTTCAAGCACAATATTAAGGCTTGCCCAATCCATTCCTTCTTCTTCTGAACTTTCTATATGATATTCCACCACAGCAGCTTCTGGAAACACGTCTTTAATGTTATTCTTCATGTTCCCCCGTTGTTTTAATTCATCCACGAGAATTTCATCTGCATCTTGTAATTCCGGTTCATAAATAAATTCTTCATAATACTCACTTGGAGTCAGTTCAATAGTATTGCCGCGGCCGTCATAGACTCCCCATTCATATACTTGCTCATCTTCAAAGAAGTTTTCTACTTCTTCTTGTTGGAATACTTGCGTGTCTTCGTCAATATTTACATACGGGGAAAAGAGTACCCCTTTATCAGGATGAACATGACTGGCCAACGTTTTCATATCCTGGCTTGTAATCATATTTATTACGGTTTGCGCGGTATTTGTAAGATCTGAATTTGTTTCATTTGCGAATTCACCTGCTTCATTTGATTCTATTTCATCGACAACCCATTTATCGCCTTGATAACCTGCATGAAAAATCATTTCCACATTTCCTAGTAATTCATTGTCACGTTCTTGTACTATTTTTACGTGCTTTTCCGTTACTTCTTCCAATTCAAATGGCTGATCTTCTTCGAGCCAAGTTGGCCCATCTTTTGCAATAACATAAACGCCATCTCCTTCCTCCTTGAAGTAAGAATCTGTCATCCATTCAGCTAAATCACCTGACATGGTCGTTTCAAAATGCTCCTTCACTTCCTCTTTTGTTTGATAAGAATCAATTTTTTGGTCATTCCCTGCTTCATTAATAAGTGATACAAAAGATTCTTTATAATCATTCATTAATTCAACAGCACGCTCTTTTGTAAATGCTGGAATATCTTCTTCCTGCTTGGAATCTTCGGAAGGTTGTTCATTTTCTTTAGAAGTGCTGCCTTGGGGCATTTCAGAATCTCCGCCACCTGGAAGAACACCGGGCTGACTCATAATAAGCAGGGTCGCAAGCCCAGCAGCCAACACACTTCCTCCTGCTGCATATATTTTTTTCCATGACGACTTTTTCTTTTTCTTTTCTACGTTTTGAATAATCTTTTCGGGCGAGGTCGTATCCGGCATGGTGTTGTATCCTTCTTCAAGCTCTTTCATACGCTCTTCAAAAGATTTACTCATCAGAAACACCCTCCTTCTCTATTTTTGCTTTCAGTTTCTGTTTTGCCCGCATGACCTGTGTTTTCACTCCTGATTCAGAGGTTCCGGTAACGTGACTGATTTCTTTATACGTTTGGTGATGAAAGTAATGAAGAACAAGCGGAACCCGGTATTTTTCATCAAGCGATCGGATCATGTCATGCAATTCCATCGCATCTTCGCTGACATTAAGCGTCGTGTAAGTTTGAGAGGATGTTTTCTGCTTCATTTGTTCGATTTTCCGCTGCTGCCGTTTTTGCTTTCTCATCATATCTCTTGCGGTATTTAAAGTAATCGAATAAAGCCAAGTTGTAAAAGTTCCTCCCGCAAAGCTATGAAGCGATCGGTACACTTTTAAAAACACTTCTTGTGTAACATCTTCTACATCTTCTGGTTTGACACCAATCTGATAGGCAAAACGCTGGACGGTTTGGTAATAAGAATAAACTAGATCATGAAACGCTTCTTTATTTCCGTCACGGGCGAGTTCTAATGATTCATTGCTGATCATTTCCTTTGCCCCCTTATTGTTTTTATTTACTTGTGGAACGTGGAAACAAAAAAAATAGTCCCATTTTTTTATAGAAAAAAATAGTTTAGGCTTCTCACACATATTGCAACCGGAGACTAGGCAAGGAGATTACCTGCAGCAGACGTGTTTTCTTGCCGCAATAGAACCATCATAAAAACAGCTGATTTTGCCAATATTTCACACTTCCAAGTTCATAACTATAAAAAAAGCACGCTCCTTCGTAAACGTGCCTCATGAAAAAATATTTGCGTTGCAGCTGTAAGTATCATTCATTTTCTTCTTTCATCTGTCTTGATAGTCTGCTCAGCTAAAGCAATTGCCGCTATGTTCACAAGCTCATAGATACCTAACATTTCCGGAAACCAATAATGAAATCGGAAAAATAGCAAACATGAAATCTACGATGAAATTCCACAAAAAATCACCGGTAATTTGCCAAACAAACCGGGTTCAAATAAAGGATTTAACAATGGGGCAATCTATACGATTGACAGAGTATTTTATTAAGCATATCACTTTCGCCCTTGATGTTAACAATGTTATTAGATTTTTCGTTTTATGTATTATTGATTCATCCAACAATCCATTACCTATTTCAAAATGTAGAGTAAAATGAAATACATTTACCTTCACATTAATTACACAGAGGATAAACATTATTATATATAATGAGTTATATGATACATTTTTCCGCTTGCGACAGTCAGAAAAGGTAGATTAAGGAGGCGAATATGAAAATATGCAAGACCAAATTATCGTTATTACCGGGGCAAATTCAGGAATTGGAAAAGCTGCTGCTGATCGATTTGCAAGAGAAGGATATACTGTTGTTATGGCTTGCCGAAACATCGAGAGAAGCCGGAAGGTTCAAGAAGAACTGATAAAAACATCAAAAAATAACCGGGTTGTCCTAAAGCAGCTTGACGTGTCGTCCTTTGATTCCATTCGCCAATTTTGCAGCGCATTCAAAGAAGATTATAATAAATTAGATATATTAATTCATAACGCTGCTTATTTTAATCACGGTGAAAAACATCGTCTGAGCATAGACAATTTTGAACTAACTTTTGCTACCAATGTATTTGGCCCTTACTACATGACAACTTTATTATTGGATTGTTTAAAAAAATCAGAAGACGCAAGAATCCTCCATGCCGGCAGCAATATTATTAAACATTTTTTTGATCCTAAACGAAAAATAGATCTTGGTGATTTGCAAGGAGTTTACAAAAATAAGAAAAAATTCAGTGTTTACAAAATGTATTGCCAATCGAAAATGGCACTAGTCATGTTAACTTTTAAGTTAGCAAAAGAGCTGGAAAGCGAGAGAATAAAAGTAAACGCCCTCCAAATCAATGGAGCAAAAATGTCAAAGAACACCATTCAGAAATTAAAGCCTCGTTATAGGACAATTGCATGGATACAAAACATATTTTTCCCTTCTCCTTCCTATATGGCCGATAACTATTTTGAATTGTGCACCTCAGACAAATTTAAACATACCACGGGAAAACTCTTAAACGATAAATTAGAAGTCATGACACCTTCTCCCAATCATCCATTAAGCGTTTTTAAACAATTAAGACAAATTACCGGGAAACAAGTTTACCCCTCTTTTGCCAACGATAAATATACGACAGAAAAATTGTGGGAGATTTGCAGACATGCTGTTGAGGAATAAAAAAGCTGTTTCATTTTGAAGCTGAAAAAAACTGCATGTACCGCTCCTACATTTCTGATTCGTGAATATGAAGCTGTTTAAAAAGGAAAAGTAGACGGATAATGTGCAGCAAAAAGGAGGTTTGAATTCATGATAAGTTCATCGAACAAAAAAAGAACGGACGTTGCTTCAAGAGTGATCCAGGCCTTACCGCAAACCCAATAATCTGAATAGAAAGTTATTGATTTAATTTACAAACAGCTATATTGTCTCTTTACAAGAGAATATCCAACTGATTTCAGGAATTAATATAAAATCCAGCCATGCTCTTTTGCGTGACTGGATATATTCGTATTAGTCATGACTGTGATCATGGTCGTCATGACTATCTTCATGCTCGTGGCCTTCATGTTCTTCTTCATGGTGATCTGATAATTCTTGTGTTGGTGCAGTGTCACCTGAAAGCTGCAATGCGGTTTCGAGGTTATCAATATTTTGTTTCATCAAGCTGAAATAATCTTGCCCGCTGTCTCTTTCTTCTTGAACGAGTGATGCCAAGTTGTGTAAATGTAAAGCCTCGGCTCCAACTTCATCTTGAACTACTTCTGCAACTTTAGAAGAAACATTCTTTTCCAGCATCACATGCTGTATGCCGGAATTTTCCATTGTTTCAATAATTTCTCGCAGCTGTTTTTGTGAAGGTTCATCAGATGGGGCAAGGCCTGCCAGACCAATTTGTTCTAATCCGTAGCGTTCTTCCCAATATCCATATGCGGAATGAGACACAATAAACTGATGACCTTCTGCAGCATCAACCATTTCAGAAAACTCTTTATCTAAATCCAATAATTGCTCTTTAAGATCTGCAAAATTTTCTTCAAATGTTTCTTTTTGCTCGGGTCTTAACTTAATAAGCGCATCTTTTATATTTTCCGCTGCTTCTACTGCTATTACAGGATCTAACCATATATGCGGGTCAACCTCTCCATGGCCATGATCGTGTTCTTCCGATGATTCTTTTGACTCCTCGTTATGGTTATGTTCGTGAGCATGATCGTCTGTAAAACTTCTTAAGTCTATGTCTTTTGTAACTTCTATCGAAAGAACGCCTTCTTCTTGGGCCATTTTATTCATTTCTTCGGCGAATCCTTCCATTCCCGCTCCGTTAAAAATAAATGCGTCTGATTCAACTACATCTACCATTGTTTGCGATGTCGGCTCAAAACTATGCGCATCGCCTCCTGCAGGGACTAGATTTACGACTTCTACCTCGTCTCCACCAATTTTTTTAGCAAAATCTTCCCAGGCAAACAAGGTAGTATAAATTTGTAAAGGTTTCTGCTCGCTTTTTTCACTCCCCGTTTCCTGTTCTTCTTCCATGCCGCAAGCACTGCCCATCACTATAAAAATTATCCCCAAAAATAAAATCGTCATTAGGTTCTTTTTCATAAGAAATTTATCCTTTCGTAATTATTCTGATTTACATTATGTAGTTTATCGTAATGATTACGATTTGTAAATAAGAATGTTTTTTTAAACTTCATCCTTTCTGTACTATAATAAAAGTTGCGTGCTTAAGCTAAACCTTCCCAGGTGCTTGCTTTCAATAGCAATTTGGTGTAGCTGTGCCGGGTTTGAGACCACATATTATTTTTATGAAAGGTATCGACTATTTCTCCTTCTTTCATGACGATAAATCGTTCTGCAAGCTTATCGACGACAGAAATATCATGACCGATAAATAAAGTTCCCCGTTCAGAATCTCCTGTTTTTTGTTGTAATAATTCTAAAACTGTTGCTTGAGAAAGTACATCGAGATTGGAAGTAGGTTCATCTAACACAAGAAAAGAAGGATTTATGCTTAAAGCTCTAGCAATATGCACACGCTGCTGTTGACCTCCGGATAAAGTTTCTGGTTTTCTATCAAGAACAGTGGGACACAGGCCGACCAGGCTCATCCAGCTTTCTGCAAATTCTCGTTCATGGTTTTGCGTTAGAAGCTGCCTTTCTTTAACTGGTATATTACGCACTGGTTCTAAAAAGGTACGACTTACCTTTTGCCTTGGGATAAAACTTCTTTGATTATGCTGAAGCACAGCTTGTGTTTTTTGCCTATAAAACCTCCTCTCCTTTGCAGAAAGCTTCTTCAAACTCTTTCCCTTCATTTCTATTACTCCTTTTTGGGCTTGTAGTAAATAGAGACATAACTGAACGATTGTGCTTTTTCCTGATCCGCTTTCTCCTACTATTCCTACGCACTCTCCTGGATAAAGAGAAAAACTTATATCCTTTACACCTTTCTTTGTTTTTGGATAAACATAGTGAACATTTTTCATAGAAAATAAAGGTTTCAATAGATCCTCCTCCATTTTAGGCCTGTATAATGAAGGAACTGCACGGCAAAGCTGCTTGGTTAGCGCAGATTGAGGAGAAAGCAGAACAGATGCTGTATTTCCCTGCTCGATGATGCGTCCGTCTGCAAGAATAGAAACCGTATCGGCATAATGGAAAACCTCCCTTAAATCATGAGAAATCATTAATATCGTGCATTCTATTTCTTCACGTAAGGTTTGAAACAACTGCATAATATGTTGAGATGTTAAAGCATCTAAAGCTGAAGTTGGTTCGTCTGCAATAATTAAATTTGGCTTCATGAGCCAGACTGCTGCTAAAGCTACTCTCTGAATCTGTCCACCGCTTAACTCAGAAGGATAGCTTTTAAGAACATTGTCAGGTAGCTTCACAGCATGAAGGGCTTCTAGCATTTCGATTTTTCTTTCCTTTTTAGACAATTTAGGATATTGAATTTTCACCATGTCATCCCACTGCTTATAAATAGACAGATAAGGAAAGAAAAAATGCCTTGGGTCTTGAAAAATGTAAGCGATGCTGCGGCTTGCCAATGCGTCC
This DNA window, taken from Alteribacillus bidgolensis, encodes the following:
- a CDS encoding class I SAM-dependent methyltransferase, with amino-acid sequence MNSSNKDDVRHQFGSNATRYVSSAWHAAGEDLKKLVEITELTGAEHVLDVATGGGHVANALAALANEVTALDLTSEILAAAKEIHPKNGHSNIHYALGDAEKMQYPDGQFDVVTCRIAPHHFPNVKAFISETYRVLKEKGQFLLIDNTAPEVKEFDEFYNEVEKRRDFSHCRAWKKSEWISFLETAGFVIEEWHRFPKTFLFDDWCNRMNLSNESKQSLARYMMNSSEACHKKFHIKINEKSVYSFEGESVLLKAVKP
- a CDS encoding transcriptional regulator SplA domain-containing protein — encoded protein: MEQRDTFQPGNVVYVMYRNPHAQDVANVQEAAVVENPETPGELCLFLYDTYYPLDEDMAVYHTEAEAEKAYEYYFGSSEGGDIIG
- the splB gene encoding spore photoproduct lyase, coding for MVKPFVPQLVYVEPRALDYPLGRELVNKFEKMDIEIRETTSHNQVRNLPGENDFQRYRMAKSTLVIGIRKTLKFDTSKPSAEYAIPFATGCMGHCHYCYLQTTMGSKPYIRSYVNLEDIFESAENYMKERAPEITRFEASCTSDIVGVDHLTHTLKHAIEYFGESEYGKLRFVTKFSHVDHLLDAKHNGRTRFRFSINDDYVIKYFEPGTSRLNERIEAAVKIANAGYPLGFIVAPIYLHEGWEEGYEEMFEKLVSELPEHAKKDLTFEFIQHRFTKPAKRVIQKNYPMTKLELDENKRKWKWGRYGIGKYVYTNDEQKAMKESLEHAMHEHFPEATLEYFT
- a CDS encoding RNA polymerase sigma factor; the encoded protein is MISNESLELARDGNKEAFHDLVYSYYQTVQRFAYQIGVKPEDVEDVTQEVFLKVYRSLHSFAGGTFTTWLYSITLNTARDMMRKQKRQQRKIEQMKQKTSSQTYTTLNVSEDAMELHDMIRSLDEKYRVPLVLHYFHHQTYKEISHVTGTSESGVKTQVMRAKQKLKAKIEKEGVSDE
- a CDS encoding SDR family oxidoreductase, with product MQDQIIVITGANSGIGKAAADRFAREGYTVVMACRNIERSRKVQEELIKTSKNNRVVLKQLDVSSFDSIRQFCSAFKEDYNKLDILIHNAAYFNHGEKHRLSIDNFELTFATNVFGPYYMTTLLLDCLKKSEDARILHAGSNIIKHFFDPKRKIDLGDLQGVYKNKKKFSVYKMYCQSKMALVMLTFKLAKELESERIKVNALQINGAKMSKNTIQKLKPRYRTIAWIQNIFFPSPSYMADNYFELCTSDKFKHTTGKLLNDKLEVMTPSPNHPLSVFKQLRQITGKQVYPSFANDKYTTEKLWEICRHAVEE
- a CDS encoding metal ABC transporter substrate-binding protein; the encoded protein is MKKNLMTILFLGIIFIVMGSACGMEEEQETGSEKSEQKPLQIYTTLFAWEDFAKKIGGDEVEVVNLVPAGGDAHSFEPTSQTMVDVVESDAFIFNGAGMEGFAEEMNKMAQEEGVLSIEVTKDIDLRSFTDDHAHEHNHNEESKESSEEHDHGHGEVDPHIWLDPVIAVEAAENIKDALIKLRPEQKETFEENFADLKEQLLDLDKEFSEMVDAAEGHQFIVSHSAYGYWEERYGLEQIGLAGLAPSDEPSQKQLREIIETMENSGIQHVMLEKNVSSKVAEVVQDEVGAEALHLHNLASLVQEERDSGQDYFSLMKQNIDNLETALQLSGDTAPTQELSDHHEEEHEGHEHEDSHDDHDHSHD
- a CDS encoding ABC transporter ATP-binding protein, which codes for MLDIRNLTVRNEDIFLLKNVTLRADNKEWHAIAGPSGAGKSLTAHAICSLVPKSIEQISGSVMFRGNNLVKMKKKSLDALASRSIAYIFQDPRHFFFPYLSIYKQWDDMVKIQYPKLSKKERKIEMLEALHAVKLPDNVLKSYPSELSGGQIQRVALAAVWLMKPNLIIADEPTSALDALTSQHIMQLFQTLREEIECTILMISHDLREVFHYADTVSILADGRIIEQGNTASVLLSPQSALTKQLCRAVPSLYRPKMEEDLLKPLFSMKNVHYVYPKTKKGVKDISFSLYPGECVGIVGESGSGKSTIVQLCLYLLQAQKGVIEMKGKSLKKLSAKERRFYRQKTQAVLQHNQRSFIPRQKVSRTFLEPVRNIPVKERQLLTQNHEREFAESWMSLVGLCPTVLDRKPETLSGGQQQRVHIARALSINPSFLVLDEPTSNLDVLSQATVLELLQQKTGDSERGTLFIGHDISVVDKLAERFIVMKEGEIVDTFHKNNMWSQTRHSYTKLLLKASTWEGLA